A portion of the Osmia lignaria lignaria isolate PbOS001 chromosome 15, iyOsmLign1, whole genome shotgun sequence genome contains these proteins:
- the MCTS1 gene encoding malignant T-cell-amplified sequence 1 homolog: protein MFKKFDEKDSVSGIQQLKSSVQKGIRSKLLELYPFLENYVDTIIPKKDAFRIVKCHDHIEIIVNAAGELLFFRQREGPWMPTLKLLHKYPFFLPKEQVDKGAIRFVLSGANIMCPGLTSKGAKMTPVEKGTVVAVMAEGKQHALAVGVTTLSTEDIAKVNKGVGIENCHYLNDGLWQMKSVK from the exons atgtttaaaaa attTGACGAGAAGGACAGTGTCTCTGGTATACAACAACTAAAATCATCAGTTCAAAAAGGAATTCGTTCAAAACTTTTAGAACTTTATCCTTTTCTGGAAAATTATGTGGATACTATAATTCCAAAAAAAGATGCTTTTCGAATTGTGAAATg TCATGATCATATAGAAATTATAGTAAACGCGGCAGGAGAGCTTTTATTTTTTCGTCAACGCGAGGGACCTTGGATGCcaacattaaaattattacataaat atcctttttttttaccAAAGGAACAAGTTGACAAAGGTGCTATCCGGTTTGTTCTTAGTGGAGCAAATATTATGTGTCCAGGTTTAACATCAAAAGGTGCAAAGATGACACCTGTAGAAAAGGGAACAGTTGTT GCAGTTATGGCAGAAGGCAAGCAGCATGCGTTAGCTGTGGGTGTCACTACATTATCAACTGAAGATAT AGCTAAAGTGAATAAAGGTGTAGGCATAGAGAATTGTCATTACTTAAATGATGGACTTTGGCAAATGAAATCTGTAAAATAA
- the LOC117600415 gene encoding uncharacterized protein LOC117600415: MALPPNYKQVAMATSNIVASNQRLRASGGSSSSSTNSKDAQSPFIQTPHSHPGFTPQKVGKNTNADSRMPKPPKPPEKPLMPYMRYSRKVWDQVKAQNPELKLWEIGKIIGQMWRDLPEEDKTEFIEEYEAEKVEYEKSLKTYHNSPAYLAYIAAKNRGKSALCAAQQNNDDRESHERSSGSTKGQAAQDRRIDILPAEDDDDQDDGYSVKHVAYSRYTRNHRLINEIFSDTVVPDVRSVVTTQRMQVLRRQVQSLTMHQKKLEAELQQIEEKFEAKKRKFIETSEIFQEELKKHCKPAVDEETFNKMVERQYEALRRDRLKGAEENRSDGPASSESTPNSTPTPTPAPVNEETPSDIPDNDSMDKKPNGPEKSQEIKKETSSPPYNDNKAEPPPNQGNSNQHTSNSGMYCGAVSPVQQQQQQQQQQPQQQQTPPPPSLSSQPSQQQQQQSQQQQQPSPSQPQQQPISTQHQPQPLSNQHQSQQQPLSNQHQPPQPLSNQQSTPQPHQQHQQQSTQAQPPSLQPQQSIATTASATPTANTNVSASGNTTANTSTIPPVSSPAPSIQHNPHQQGILTNHSLSPHPGSQGSQATQVLPPQGPVSNPHTPQMIPPTQGYSQQYQPGPTQQAQNVPLAPRPPHPSYAYSQQQPYHQPYPQYAHPYYHQPYSQYSPHAMGRPHAHGPHSPHSPHYHPQSPHAVGENNTSNNSVPGSGTASAPTSDNSNSSYSPASGHCESERSIPSENQEGQIDIKPGSG, translated from the exons ATGGCTTTACCTCCAAACTATAAGCAAGTAGCAATGGCTACATCCAATATTGTTGCATCTAATC aacGACTTAGAGCATCTGGTGGAAGTAGTAGTAGTTCAACGAACAGC AAAGATGCACAGAGTCCATTTATTCAAACACCTCATAGTCATCCAGGGTTTACACCTCAGAAAGTTGGGAAGAATAcaaat gCTGATTCACGTATGCCTAAACCACCTAAACCACCAGAGAAACCACTTATGCCTTATATGAGATATAGTAGAAAAGTATGGGATCAGGTAAAAGCTCAAAATCCAGAATTAAAACTATGGGAAATAGGAAAGATTATCGGTCAAATGTGGAGAGATTTACCAGAAGAAGATAAAACAGAATTTATTGAAGAGTATGAAGCAGAGAAG GTTGAATATGAAAAGAGTTTAAAAACTTATCACAATTCACCTGCATATTTAGCTTACATTGCAGCAAAAAATAGAGGAAAGTCTG CCTTATGCGCAGCACAACAAAATAATGATGACCGAGAAAGTCACGAACGTTCCTCAGGTAGTACTAAGGGCCAAGCAGCTCAAGATAGAAGAATAGACATCTTACCTGCCGAAGATGATGAtg atcAAGATGATGGATATTCTGTAAAACATGTTGCATATTCTAGATATACACGAAATCACCgtcttattaatgaaattttcagcgatACTGTGGTTCCTGATGTTCGCTCTGTTGTTACTACTCAACGAATGCAAGTACTACGCCGTCAAGTTCAGTCTTTAACAATGCATCAG AAAAAGCTTGAGGCAGAATTACaacaaatagaagaaaaatttgaGGCAAAGAAACGTAAATTCATTGAAACGAGTGAGATATTTCAGGAGGAATTAAAGaag catTGTAAACCTGCGGTAGATGAAGAAACATTTAATAAAATGGTTGAACGACAATACGAGGCGCTTAGACGAGATAGATTAAAAGGTGCAGAAGAAAATCGTTCAGACGGACCTGCATCAAGTGAATCAACTCCAAACTCTACTCCTACCCCAACTCCTGCTCCAGTTAATGAAGAAACACCATCTGAC ATTCCTGACAATGATTCAATGGATAAGAAACCAAATGGACCAGAAAAATctcaagaaataaaaaaggaaacatcTTCTCCACCATATAATGATAATAAGGCTGAACCTCCACCAAATCAAGGAAATTCGAATCAACATACATCTAATTCCGGAATGTATTGTGGGGCTGTTAGTCCAgtacagcaacaacagcagcagcagcagcaacaaccacAGCAACAACAAACTCCGCCACCGCCGTCACTATCATCTCAGCCatcgcaacagcaacaacaacagtcacagcagcagcagcaaccatCTCCTTCCCAACCTCAACAACAGCCAATATCAACTCAACATCAACCACAACCACTATCAAATCAGCACCAGTCACAACAACAACCACTATCAAATCAACACCAACCACCACAACCATTATCAAATCAACAATCAACACCTCAGCCGCATCAACAACACCAACAGCAATCAACTCAAGCACAGCCACCATCTTTACAACCACAGCAGTCCATTGCAACAACAGCTAGTGCTACTCCAACTGCAAATACAAATGTCTCTGCAAGTGGAAACACAACTGCAAATACATCAACAATACCTCCTGTTTCTTCACCAGCTCCCTCTATACAACATAATCCTCACCAACAAGGAATTTTAACTAATCATTCACTGTCACCTCATCCAGGATCACAAGGAAGCCAAGCAACCCAAGTACTTCCACCTCAAGGACCAGTTTCTAATCCACATACTCCTCAGATGATTCCACCAACTCAAGGTTACAGTCAACAGTATCAACCAGGACCGACTCAGCAAGCTCAAAATGTTCCGTTAGCTCCAAGGCCACCGCATCCGTCTTATGCTTACTCCCAACAGCAACCATATCATCAACCATATCCTCAATATGCACATCCATATTATCATCAACCATATTCTCAATATTCACCACACGCTATGGGACGTCCACATGCTCATGGTCCTCATAGTCCGCACAGTCCTCATTATCATCCCCAATCTCCCCATGCTGTTGGTGAAAATAATACTTCTAACAACAGTGTACCTGGTTCAGGTACTGCTTCTGCACCAACTTCTGATAATAGTAATTCATCTTATTCTCCAGCATCAGGACACTGCGAAAGTGAACGTTCTATTCCTTCAGAAAATCAAGAAGGCCAGATAGATATTAAACCAGGATCtggttaa
- the LOC117600418 gene encoding uncharacterized protein LOC117600418 yields MAVASNAMYNAKTVVPSFLSSNMYYGYVPLYRKENQLNVTFENTDITKSPVLDRCSYDTAMETDDDGYDYSMASRYVNNDSVIPEASAQNRLKDNEKQQQRQQQTNHGVDMLRRRNRKRCNSDLNPTSELKKFRAGSGNNNHIHCGTRSIKDYGSTMMFDDSRALHVNTINNNNLEQSMIVNNCCWAAGSHNLLNNSDYKHLLSNNGHKSVENNVEYEKILFETHGCSVYQFHRLQLTDNDCTETEF; encoded by the exons atggCCGTAGCGAGCAATGCTATGTATAATGCAAAAACCGTTGTCCCGTCGTTCTTGTCGTCAAATATGTATTACGGTTATGTACCACtttatagaaaagaaaatcagCTTAACGTTACTTTTGAAAATACGGATATTACAAAATCACCGGTACTCGATCGCTGTTCCTACGACACAGCTATGGAAACCGATGACGACGGATACGATTATTCCATGGCATCTCGCTACGTGAATAATGATTCCGTGATTCCAGAAGCATCTGCTCAAAACCGGCTAAAAGATAATGAGAAGCAACAACAACGTCAACAACAGACAAACCACGGCGTGGATATGCTTCGACGCAGGAACCGGAAACGATGCAACAGTGATCTCAACCCTACCAGCGAATTGAAAAAGTTTCGGGCAG GCAGTGGTAACAACAACCATATACACTGTGGTACACGAAGTATAAAGGACTATGGATCAACCATGATGTTTGATGACTCAAGGGCATTACATGTAAATACaatcaacaataataatctGGAGCAATCCATGATTGTAAACAATTGCTGCTGGGCGGCAGGTAGTCATAATCTGTTGAATAATTCAGATTATAAGCATTTATTGTCCAACAATGGACATAAATCGGTTGAAAACAATGttgaatatgaaaaaattttatttgaaacacaTGGATGTTCTGTATATCAATTTCATCGGTTGCAACTGACTGACAATGACTGTACTGAGACAGAATTTTAA